In a genomic window of Helianthus annuus cultivar XRQ/B chromosome 10, HanXRQr2.0-SUNRISE, whole genome shotgun sequence:
- the LOC110887068 gene encoding wall-associated receptor kinase 2 → MQNKSFKVTLDWTVGNTSCAAAKKNQSSYVCKENSVCKNSEAIIDEGDPGYNCYCADGYHGNPYLPGGCQDTNECEGPHKVCRYHCVNMNGSYTCPCPVGMRGDGRLSGSGCSYLEAARSAAHLFYIAIGTGPAASFVLTLILYWGLKHRMTIKSREMAFKKNGGLILQKILFEAKQPSNKAKLFAARILEKATNNFHKTNVIGQGGYGTVYKGTLEDNTRVAIKKSKSIDENQIEQFINEVIMLSEVSHPNIVRLLGCCLETQTPLLVYEFVTNKTVYHHLHEKDYVSSMTFERRLNIATQTAKALAHIHSTTQIIHRDVKSPNILLADDYTVKVSDFGISRFIPMDQTHIQTLVHGTLGYIDPEYFRSGILTEKSDVYSFGMVLVELITGRKVFSNDGTESDLGLAMFFVSSLERGCLIQILDDQVKKDGISDHIDYIAKIAKDCIELESKKRPSMEEVKAQLEKLRQSSINSSPGHLLALV, encoded by the exons ATGCAGAATAAGTCTTTCAAAGTGACCCTTGATTGGACGGTTGGGAACACAAGTTGTGCAGCAGCAAAGAAGAACCAAAGTAGTTATGTTTGCAAGGAAAATAGTGTGTGTAAGAACTCTGAAGCCATAATCGATGAAGGTGATCCGGGGTATAATTGTTATTGTGCTGATGGTTACCATGGAAACCCATACCTCCCAGGTGGTTGTCAGG ATACCAATGAGTGTGAAGGACCACACAAAGTTTGCAGATATCATTGTGTTAACATGAATGGGAGCTACACTTGTCCGTGCCCCGTTGGGATGCGTGGGGATGGTAGATTATCTGGGAGTGGCTGCTCTTATTTAGAAGCAGCTAGGTCAGCTGCACATTTGTTTTATATCG CCATTGGCACAGGCCCTGCTGCTTCATTTGTGTTAACACTTATCTTATATTGGGGACTAAAACATAGGATGACAATAAAGAGTAGGGAGATGGCTTTCAAGAAAAATGGCGGCCTAATTTTGCAGAAAATTCTATTTGAAGCTAAACAACCTTCCAACAAGGCCAAGCTTTTTGCAGCAAGAATTCTTGAAAAAGCAACCAATAactttcacaaaaccaatgtcaTAGGTCAAGGAGGCTATGGTACAGTTTACAAAGGGACATTAGAAGATAATACAAGGGTTGCTATTAAAAAGTCCAAGTCGATTGACGAGAACCAGATCGAGCAATTTATCAATGAGGTGATCATGCTATCAGAAGTTAGCCACCCAAATATTGTCCGACTCTTGGGATGTTGCCTAGAGACACAAACTCCACTTCTAGTTTATGAGTTTGTAACAAACAAGACAGTCTACCACCACCTACATGAAAAAGACTACGTATCTTCCATGACATTTGAAAGGCGACTAAACATAGCTACACAGACTGCAAAAGCCCTTGCTCATATACACTCAACCACACAAATCATTCATCGAGATGTTAAATCACCAAATATACTTTTGGCTGATGACTACACTGTAAAAGTTTCGGATTTCGGGATCTCAAGGTTCATTCCTATGGATCAGACTCACATACAAACATTGGTTCATGGGACTCTTGGATACATAGATCCTGAGTACTTCCGGTCAGGAATTTTGACAGAGAAGAGTGATGTGTATAGTTTTGGCATGGTTCTTGTTGAGCTGATTACAGGAAGAAAGGTCTTTTCAAACGATGGAACTGAAAGTGACTTGGGCTTGGCCATGTTTTTTGTTTCATCACTAGAAAGGGGTTGCTTGATTCAAATTCTTGACGATCAAGTGAAGAAAGATGGGATTAGTGACCATATTGATTATATTGCCAAGATTGCAAAAGACTGTATCGAGTTAGAGAGCAAGAAAAGGCCTAGTATGGAGGAAGTGAAAGCGCAATTGGAAAAACTGAGACAATCTTCCATAAATAGTTCTCCTGGTCATCTTCTAGCTCTTGTTTGA